In Corylus avellana chromosome ca2, CavTom2PMs-1.0, the following proteins share a genomic window:
- the LOC132171856 gene encoding germin-like protein subfamily 1 member 13 has product MMKGVHFLAIVALLSLTSSLVSAYDPSPLQDICVAIDDPKSAVFVNGKFCKNFTVANADDFFFQGLQIPRNTANPLGSNVTLVTVDLIPGLNTLGLSIVRIDYAPYGVNPPHTHPRASEILIVIEGTLYVGFVTSNPENRLFSKVLNKGDVFVFPIGLIHFQFNVGHTNAVAFSGLSSQNPGVITIANAVFGSNPPINPNVLAKAFQLDLKTIEYLQKTF; this is encoded by the exons ATGATGAAAGGAGTCCATTTCCTTGCAATTGTGGCTCTCTTGTCCCTCACATCCTCCCTTGTCTCTGCCTATGATCCCAGCCCTCTTCAAGACATTTGTGTAGCAATTGATGATCCCAAGTCtgctg TGTTTGTGAATGGAAAATTCTGCAAGAATTTTACGGTTGCCAATGCCGATGATTTCTTCTTCCAAGGGCTTCAGATTCCTAGAAATACGGCCAATCCACTTGGGTCGAATGTTACTCTTGTGACTGTGGACCTGATTCCAGGCCTCAACACTTTAGGGTTATCCATAGTTCGCATTGACTATGCACCATATGGCGTAAACCCTCCCCACACTCACCCTCGTGCCTCTGAGATTCTAATAGTCATAGAGGGTACTTTGTACGTTGGTTTTGTCACATCCAACCCGGAAAACCGTCTTTTCTCCAAAGTTCTAAACAAGGGAGATGTGTTTGTGTTTCCAATTGGTCTCATTCACTTCCAGTTCAACGTGGGGCACACCAATGCTGTAGCCTTTTCTGGTCTAAGCAGCCAAAATCCAGGTGTTATAACGATAGCAAACGCTGTTTTCGGATCCAATCCTCCTATCAATCCTAATGTTCTCGCCAAGGCCTTCCAACTTGACCTGAAGACTATTGAATATCTTCAGAAAACGTTCTAA